Proteins encoded by one window of Natronomonas salsuginis:
- a CDS encoding adenosylhomocysteinase: MSHLTIIEQLDDPEEARQSGRKKIEWARQHMPIMTAVAEEFGAEKPLDGEVIAMAMHVEAKTAVLTEVLAEAGAEVAITGCNPLSTHDDVSAALDANDAITSYAKREVDEEEYYAAIQATLEHDPTVTVDDGGDLVMAIHEDYPELIDSIVGGCEETTTGVHRLRAMDDDGALRYPMFAVNDTPMKRLFDNVHGTGEASLSNIAMTTNLSFAGKTVVVAGYGYCGKGVAMKAKGQNAHVVVTEVEPRSALEAHMEGYEVCPMAEAAEKGDIFVTTTGNRDVIVEEHFERMADGVVLANAGHFNVEINLDELDDLAVSRREVRDGVEEFELDDGRRINVLADGRLVNLASPVAMGHPVEVMDQSFGIQAVCVREMVENGDAYDAGVHDVPDDLDREVAEIKLAAEGVEFDGLSDEQVEYMGSWQHGT, translated from the coding sequence ATGAGTCACCTGACGATCATCGAACAGCTCGACGATCCGGAGGAGGCCCGCCAGTCGGGCCGAAAGAAGATCGAGTGGGCCCGCCAGCACATGCCCATTATGACCGCCGTCGCCGAGGAGTTCGGCGCGGAGAAACCGCTCGACGGAGAAGTGATCGCCATGGCGATGCACGTCGAGGCGAAGACAGCCGTCCTGACCGAAGTGCTCGCCGAAGCGGGCGCGGAGGTGGCGATCACCGGCTGTAACCCGCTGTCGACCCACGACGACGTGAGCGCGGCGCTCGACGCGAACGACGCGATTACCTCCTACGCCAAGCGCGAGGTCGACGAGGAGGAGTACTACGCCGCCATCCAGGCGACGCTGGAACACGATCCGACGGTCACGGTCGACGACGGCGGCGACCTGGTGATGGCGATCCACGAGGACTACCCCGAGCTCATCGACTCGATCGTCGGCGGCTGTGAGGAGACGACGACGGGCGTCCACCGCTTGCGCGCGATGGATGACGACGGCGCGTTGCGCTACCCGATGTTCGCGGTCAACGACACGCCGATGAAGCGGCTGTTCGACAACGTCCACGGGACGGGCGAGGCCTCGCTGTCGAACATCGCCATGACGACGAACCTCTCGTTCGCCGGCAAGACAGTCGTCGTCGCGGGCTACGGCTACTGCGGGAAAGGCGTCGCGATGAAGGCGAAGGGGCAGAACGCCCACGTGGTCGTCACCGAGGTCGAGCCCCGAAGCGCTCTCGAAGCGCACATGGAGGGCTACGAGGTCTGTCCGATGGCAGAGGCCGCCGAGAAGGGCGACATCTTCGTGACGACGACCGGAAACCGCGACGTGATCGTCGAGGAGCACTTCGAGCGGATGGCGGACGGCGTCGTCCTCGCGAACGCCGGCCACTTTAACGTCGAGATCAACCTCGATGAGTTGGACGACCTCGCCGTCTCGCGCCGCGAGGTCCGCGACGGCGTCGAGGAGTTCGAGCTGGACGACGGCCGCCGGATCAACGTCCTCGCCGACGGCCGCCTCGTGAACCTCGCCTCGCCGGTCGCCATGGGCCACCCGGTCGAAGTGATGGATCAGAGCTTCGGGATTCAGGCCGTCTGCGTCCGCGAGATGGTCGAAAATGGCGACGCGTACGACGCCGGCGTGCACGACGTGCCGGACGATCTCGACCGGGAAGTCGCCGAGATCAAACTCGCCGCCGAGGGCGTCGAGTTCGATGGCCTGAGCGACGAACAGGTCGAGTACATGGGCAGCTGGCAGCACGGAACCTGA
- a CDS encoding DUF5518 domain-containing protein codes for MVSEPSTPSDSTPPDRQRTTTGTSSGINALLGGLVGIVLAFLPFSTILGGGVAGYLEGSDPKAGLRVGTLAGLVMLLPFVLIMFFALFLLGFAGVPRAIGIVGVLALVFVAAYTIGLGALGGYLGGYVKNEL; via the coding sequence ATGGTCTCCGAGCCCTCCACGCCGTCCGACTCGACGCCTCCCGACCGGCAGCGAACCACCACGGGAACGTCTTCCGGTATCAACGCCCTTCTCGGCGGTCTCGTCGGCATCGTCCTCGCGTTTCTCCCGTTCTCGACGATCCTCGGCGGCGGCGTCGCCGGCTATCTGGAGGGGAGTGATCCAAAGGCGGGCCTTCGGGTCGGCACGCTCGCGGGGCTCGTCATGCTCCTCCCGTTCGTCCTCATCATGTTCTTCGCACTCTTTTTGCTCGGTTTCGCGGGCGTCCCGAGAGCGATCGGCATCGTCGGCGTTCTCGCGCTGGTGTTCGTCGCCGCGTACACGATTGGTCTGGGCGCGCTCGGCGGCTATCTCGGCGGCTACGTAAAAAACGAGCTGTGA
- the htpX gene encoding zinc metalloprotease HtpX: MEWQTDWGLRFRMGFTMFLLFALYLIFIGILTAYFGNLLFAAVMLGAFSIVQFFFSDKLALRSMGARTVTEEEYPKLHAQISRLAQQADLPKPTVAIAENRTPNAFATGRSPSNASVCVTTGILSTLDDDELEGVLAHELAHIKNRDVAVMTIASFLSTIAFLIVRWGWLFGGRDRNGAPMIVAILVSLLVWVISFLLIRALSRYREYSADRGAAMITGNPSALATALMKISGRMDQVPDEDLREQAEMNAFFIIPITRGFIGRIASTHPPTETRIEKLRELEREMER, encoded by the coding sequence ATGGAATGGCAAACCGACTGGGGACTGCGGTTTCGCATGGGCTTTACCATGTTTTTGCTCTTCGCCCTCTATTTGATCTTCATCGGGATACTGACGGCGTACTTCGGGAATCTCCTGTTCGCCGCGGTCATGCTCGGAGCGTTCTCGATCGTCCAGTTCTTTTTCAGCGACAAGCTCGCGCTCCGGTCGATGGGCGCACGGACCGTCACGGAGGAGGAGTACCCGAAGCTCCACGCCCAGATATCGCGGCTCGCCCAGCAGGCTGACCTGCCGAAGCCGACGGTCGCCATCGCCGAGAACCGGACGCCGAACGCCTTCGCGACCGGCCGGTCGCCCTCGAACGCGTCGGTCTGCGTGACGACCGGGATCCTCTCGACGCTCGACGACGACGAACTGGAGGGCGTGTTGGCACACGAACTCGCCCACATCAAAAACCGCGACGTGGCCGTAATGACGATCGCCTCCTTTCTTTCGACGATTGCCTTCCTCATCGTCCGATGGGGGTGGCTCTTCGGCGGGCGGGATCGAAACGGGGCTCCGATGATCGTCGCCATCCTCGTCTCGCTGCTCGTGTGGGTGATTTCGTTCCTGCTCATCCGCGCGCTCAGCCGGTATCGCGAGTACAGCGCCGACCGCGGCGCGGCGATGATCACCGGCAATCCGTCGGCGCTCGCGACGGCGCTGATGAAGATCTCCGGGCGGATGGACCAAGTGCCCGACGAGGATTTGCGCGAGCAAGCGGAGATGAACGCCTTCTTCATCATCCCGATCACGCGCGGGTTCATCGGCCGGATCGCGTCGACGCACCCACCGACCGAAACCCGGATCGAGAAGCTCCGGGAACTCGAACGAGAGATGGAGCGTTAA
- a CDS encoding thiamine ABC transporter substrate-binding protein, with protein MRRRTFVSVAGGSLAALSGCLGNGGENGNGNGGNGDSTDTRDATETEDGGTATPVEDPTITIATYDSFVDGEDPVGPWLKSEFEAEYDATVEFRTPSSGINQYIQRAQQGAEIDVDLYVGLNVDELIRIDEQLDSALFDSLDGEIDGSDRVRDELRFDPDGRAIPYDTGYISLVYDEREVTPKTFEDLTDSENAGELIVQNAQQSDPGVAFLLWTIHEFGADGYLDYWSDLQDNDVRVLGSWDDAYNAYLNEEASMVVSYSTDQVYYGDQPRHQVGFLNDQGYAQPEGMARFADAPNPDAARELMEFMLRPDVQGVIAQKNVQFPAVADADLDEEFDAVAHVPPEPVTFGYDELAGNLDGWIEAWARQIVG; from the coding sequence ATGAGACGACGAACGTTCGTTTCGGTCGCCGGGGGGAGCCTTGCCGCGCTGTCGGGCTGTCTGGGCAACGGCGGCGAAAACGGGAACGGTAACGGTGGAAACGGCGATAGTACCGACACCAGGGACGCAACCGAGACCGAAGACGGCGGGACGGCAACCCCGGTCGAGGATCCGACGATCACGATCGCCACCTACGACTCCTTTGTCGACGGCGAGGACCCGGTCGGGCCGTGGCTCAAATCGGAGTTTGAGGCCGAGTACGACGCGACAGTCGAGTTCCGGACGCCGAGTTCGGGGATCAATCAGTACATCCAGCGTGCCCAGCAGGGTGCGGAGATCGACGTCGACCTGTACGTCGGGCTGAACGTCGACGAACTCATCCGGATCGACGAGCAGCTCGATTCGGCGCTGTTCGACTCGCTCGACGGGGAGATCGACGGCTCGGATCGAGTCCGCGACGAGCTCCGATTCGACCCGGACGGGCGGGCGATCCCGTACGACACCGGCTACATCAGCCTCGTCTACGACGAGCGCGAGGTCACCCCCAAGACGTTCGAAGACCTCACGGACTCCGAAAACGCGGGGGAGCTCATTGTCCAGAACGCCCAGCAGTCCGACCCGGGCGTCGCGTTCCTGCTGTGGACGATCCACGAGTTCGGTGCCGACGGGTATCTCGACTACTGGAGCGACCTGCAGGACAACGACGTTCGCGTCCTCGGCTCGTGGGACGACGCGTACAACGCTTACCTCAACGAGGAGGCCAGCATGGTCGTCTCCTACTCGACCGACCAGGTCTACTACGGGGACCAACCGCGACACCAGGTCGGCTTTCTGAACGATCAGGGCTACGCCCAACCGGAGGGGATGGCCCGCTTCGCCGACGCCCCGAACCCCGACGCCGCACGGGAGCTGATGGAGTTCATGCTCCGCCCCGACGTGCAGGGCGTCATCGCCCAGAAGAACGTCCAGTTCCCCGCGGTCGCCGACGCCGACCTCGACGAGGAGTTCGACGCGGTCGCGCACGTTCCGCCCGAACCCGTCACCTTCGGCTACGACGAACTCGCCGGCAACCTCGACGGCTGGATTGAAGCGTGGGCCCGACAGATCGTCGGGTGA
- a CDS encoding ABC transporter permease: MRRRPRLSELPVLVAAVATAVLLAVMLYYPVASVLAGAVLVDGRPTLEPIRSIVTDSFYLRLFRFTAYQALLSTIASLALGLPGAYLLSRYEFPGRRTIRSLTLVPFVLPSIMVAVGFAAMFGTGGPLNRALAAFGLPPIELLFTLKIIVLAHAFYNAPLVVRVVAAAWETVDARTVETARSLGASPRRAFLDVVVPQLLPAALTSALLIFIFTFMSFPIVLALGGLQLATVEVWLYDRITSLRLDEAAALAVIEAAITLGLTYAYLRYETAQAASRSVARRTRKRLFGTLDLDRIAIGAYGIVVLVVFLGPIVSMLLASVTSVSGGITLEHYELLFARRETVVGTRPDLAIWNSLVFAVGTLALAVPMGVVLSMLTARDTLTARVVGTLAMVPFAVSGIVVGLGLLQTVVFGVDVFGYRVQVTGAVAIVAAHAVGAYPFVVRTVAPALASMDDRLVESARALGASRTRALVDVELPLVMPAVAAGAAFAFAISIGEFNSTIVLVEGGDAYTMPVAVERYLADRTLGPATAMGSVLLVVTSVSFVVIERVGAYGGIE, translated from the coding sequence ATGCGTCGTCGGCCTCGACTCTCCGAGCTGCCCGTACTCGTCGCCGCAGTCGCCACGGCGGTCCTGCTCGCGGTCATGCTGTACTACCCGGTCGCGAGTGTGCTCGCCGGAGCCGTCCTCGTCGACGGACGCCCGACGCTCGAACCGATCCGTTCTATCGTCACGGATTCCTTTTATTTGCGGCTGTTCCGATTCACCGCCTACCAGGCGCTGTTGTCGACGATCGCGAGCCTCGCGCTCGGGCTCCCGGGCGCGTACCTCCTGTCGCGATACGAGTTCCCGGGGCGACGGACGATCCGCTCGCTGACGCTCGTGCCGTTCGTGCTCCCGTCGATCATGGTCGCCGTCGGCTTCGCCGCGATGTTCGGCACCGGGGGGCCGCTGAACCGCGCGCTCGCGGCGTTCGGGCTGCCGCCGATCGAGCTGCTGTTCACGCTCAAGATCATCGTCCTCGCGCACGCGTTTTACAACGCGCCGCTGGTCGTCCGTGTCGTCGCGGCCGCCTGGGAGACCGTCGATGCACGGACCGTCGAAACCGCCCGAAGCCTCGGGGCGTCGCCGCGGCGCGCCTTCCTCGACGTGGTCGTGCCGCAGCTCCTGCCGGCTGCGCTGACGAGCGCGCTGTTGATCTTCATATTCACGTTCATGTCGTTCCCGATCGTGTTGGCCCTCGGCGGCCTCCAACTCGCGACCGTCGAGGTGTGGCTCTACGATCGGATCACGAGCCTTCGGCTCGACGAGGCCGCCGCGCTCGCGGTCATCGAAGCGGCGATCACGCTCGGACTGACGTACGCGTATCTGCGATACGAGACGGCGCAAGCGGCGTCGCGAAGCGTCGCGCGTCGCACCCGAAAGCGGCTGTTCGGTACCCTCGACCTCGATCGGATCGCGATCGGCGCGTACGGCATCGTCGTGCTCGTCGTCTTTCTCGGGCCAATCGTCTCGATGCTGCTGGCGAGCGTCACGAGCGTGAGCGGGGGGATCACGCTCGAACACTACGAGCTTCTCTTCGCCCGACGGGAGACGGTCGTCGGCACCCGACCGGATCTCGCGATCTGGAACTCGCTCGTGTTCGCCGTCGGGACGCTCGCGCTCGCGGTTCCGATGGGCGTCGTGCTATCGATGCTGACCGCGCGGGACACGCTCACGGCGAGAGTCGTCGGAACGCTCGCCATGGTCCCCTTCGCGGTCTCCGGAATCGTCGTGGGGCTCGGGCTGTTGCAGACGGTGGTCTTCGGCGTCGATGTGTTCGGCTATCGAGTGCAGGTGACCGGCGCGGTCGCGATCGTCGCCGCCCACGCCGTCGGCGCGTACCCCTTCGTCGTCCGCACGGTCGCGCCGGCGCTCGCGTCGATGGACGACCGACTCGTCGAATCCGCCCGGGCGCTCGGCGCGTCTCGAACCCGCGCGCTCGTCGACGTCGAACTGCCGCTCGTGATGCCAGCGGTCGCGGCGGGTGCTGCCTTCGCCTTCGCGATCAGCATCGGCGAGTTCAACTCCACGATCGTGCTGGTGGAGGGCGGGGACGCTTACACGATGCCCGTCGCCGTCGAACGGTATCTCGCTGACCGGACGCTCGGTCCGGCGACCGCGATGGGGTCGGTACTTTTAGTCGTCACGAGCGTCAGCTTCGTCGTGATCGAGCGCGTCGGGGCGTACGGAGGGATCGAGTGA
- a CDS encoding ABC transporter ATP-binding protein has product MRVELDGVSKRYGETTALESASITVEDGEFFTLVGPSGCGKTTTLRLLAGFEEPTEGAIRFDGESVAGTPPEDRSVGLVFQSYALFPHMSVAENVAYGLNFADPPDGVSTDERVVELLELVGLSGFDDRDPSELSGGQQQRVALARALAPGPDLLLLDEPMSALDARLRQRLRRELREIQRNLEITTVYVTHDQAEALAVSDRLAVLSDGTVEQTGEPTRLYRRPESRFVADFLGENNVFEAEVCNSTGTGERGQTRTVVRVDGREFELATDGAITGGVTFCVRPSAFGTDVDRNRITGDVLDSEFLGETVRARLSWRDRRLVVSLSEPPASDELTVGFDPADAWIIGEEASGNATEREG; this is encoded by the coding sequence ATGAGAGTCGAACTCGACGGCGTCTCGAAGCGCTACGGCGAGACGACGGCGCTCGAATCGGCGTCCATCACCGTCGAGGACGGCGAGTTCTTCACGCTCGTCGGCCCGTCGGGATGTGGGAAGACGACGACGCTCCGCCTGCTCGCGGGGTTCGAGGAACCGACCGAGGGAGCGATCCGCTTCGACGGCGAGTCGGTCGCCGGAACGCCGCCGGAAGACCGCTCCGTCGGCCTCGTTTTCCAGAGCTACGCGCTGTTTCCGCACATGAGCGTCGCCGAGAACGTCGCCTACGGGCTGAATTTCGCCGATCCGCCGGACGGCGTCTCGACTGACGAGCGCGTCGTCGAACTCCTCGAGTTGGTCGGGCTCTCGGGGTTCGACGACCGCGACCCGTCCGAGTTATCGGGCGGCCAACAGCAGCGCGTCGCGCTGGCGCGGGCGCTCGCGCCCGGCCCCGATCTATTGCTGCTCGACGAGCCGATGAGCGCGCTCGACGCCCGGCTCAGACAGCGTCTGCGGCGGGAGCTCAGGGAGATCCAACGCAACCTCGAGATCACGACGGTCTACGTCACCCACGATCAGGCCGAAGCGCTCGCGGTGTCGGATCGGCTGGCGGTGCTCTCTGACGGGACCGTCGAACAGACGGGCGAACCCACGCGGCTGTATCGCCGCCCCGAGAGCCGATTCGTCGCGGATTTTCTCGGCGAGAACAACGTCTTCGAAGCGGAGGTGTGCAACTCAACGGGAACGGGTGAGCGAGGCCAGACACGCACCGTCGTTCGCGTCGACGGCCGCGAGTTCGAACTGGCCACGGACGGGGCGATCACCGGCGGCGTCACCTTCTGCGTCCGGCCGAGCGCGTTCGGAACGGACGTCGACCGGAACCGAATCACCGGCGACGTCCTCGACAGCGAGTTCCTCGGCGAGACGGTACGAGCCCGACTGTCGTGGAGGGACCGCCGACTCGTCGTTTCGCTCTCGGAGCCGCCGGCGAGCGATGAGCTGACGGTCGGCTTCGATCCGGCCGACGCGTGGATTATCGGTGAAGAAGCGAGCGGAAACGCGACCGAGCGCGAAGGGTGA
- a CDS encoding nickel-binding protein codes for MDLDDWRRLSDPSRTGESSAEAVKSLREGDVGIWWVDSEVLTNDDGAVTGTFRYYQAEDEATIHEHAERAGLPATRVDRRGEPLDGE; via the coding sequence TTGGATCTCGATGACTGGCGACGACTTTCTGATCCTTCGCGAACTGGAGAGAGCTCCGCTGAGGCGGTCAAATCGCTCCGCGAGGGGGACGTCGGCATCTGGTGGGTCGACTCCGAAGTACTGACGAACGACGATGGCGCAGTCACGGGAACGTTCCGTTACTACCAAGCCGAAGACGAGGCGACGATCCACGAGCACGCCGAGCGCGCCGGTCTGCCGGCCACGCGGGTCGACCGCCGCGGCGAACCGCTCGACGGCGAGTAG
- a CDS encoding DUF5783 family protein: MDAETFDEKKYVDFFPQLQQAYKNVFNRMNDEYDSTLIHGIDQYVLNESEPFYDDESGSFSLDVPENPYGRLDGSGVVVEQERFQTVLDTYVEKLEAELERTFG, encoded by the coding sequence ATGGACGCCGAAACCTTCGACGAAAAGAAGTACGTCGACTTCTTCCCGCAGCTTCAGCAAGCGTACAAGAACGTGTTCAACCGGATGAACGACGAGTACGACTCGACGCTGATCCACGGGATCGATCAGTACGTGCTCAACGAGTCCGAGCCGTTCTACGACGACGAATCGGGGTCGTTCTCCCTCGACGTGCCCGAGAACCCCTACGGACGACTCGACGGATCGGGGGTCGTCGTCGAGCAGGAGCGCTTCCAGACCGTACTGGACACCTACGTCGAGAAACTCGAAGCCGAACTCGAACGGACGTTCGGGTAA
- a CDS encoding deoxyuridine 5'-triphosphate nucleotidohydrolase: MFRSGRFVAGHIDPTTDAQRQPNGTDLTLDAVFQQVEPGRITRDGKTIGEREELEPDADGERDVYRLPPGGYVVRYCETVSIPEGHIGFIYPRSSLMRNSCMLNTAVWDAGYEGKGEGLLEVHHHVELEAGARIAQIVLAEAGHEGTYDGSYQGENL; encoded by the coding sequence ATGTTCCGAAGCGGCCGTTTCGTCGCCGGCCACATCGATCCGACGACCGACGCGCAGCGCCAACCGAACGGGACCGATCTGACGCTCGACGCGGTGTTTCAGCAGGTTGAGCCGGGGCGAATCACCCGTGACGGTAAGACGATCGGCGAACGGGAGGAACTCGAGCCGGACGCCGACGGAGAGCGCGACGTCTACCGCCTCCCGCCGGGCGGTTACGTAGTCCGCTACTGCGAGACGGTCTCGATCCCGGAGGGCCACATCGGCTTCATCTACCCGCGTTCCTCGCTAATGCGGAACTCCTGTATGCTCAATACGGCCGTCTGGGACGCCGGCTACGAGGGAAAAGGCGAGGGACTGCTCGAGGTTCATCACCACGTCGAACTGGAGGCGGGCGCGCGGATCGCACAGATCGTCCTCGCCGAGGCCGGTCACGAGGGAACCTACGACGGGAGCTATCAGGGCGAAAACCTCTGA
- a CDS encoding class I SAM-dependent methyltransferase, with protein sequence MNVATEFDSWAAEGRDRGMEERHWHTAKHVLARMPVEAGETVLDLGTGSGYALRALRETRSAGQCYGLDGAPEMLRNARDYTDDDAIGFVRGDFDALPFATDSVDHVFSMEAFYYAQNPIQTLREIRRVLRPGGTFYCAVNYYEENVHSHVWQENISIEMTRWSAPEYRDAFREAGLFVAGQENVPDTETEIPDESAFPTEEWEARAAMVERYRELGTLLTVGVAPS encoded by the coding sequence ATGAACGTCGCGACGGAGTTCGATTCGTGGGCCGCTGAGGGGCGGGACCGCGGGATGGAGGAACGCCACTGGCACACCGCGAAGCACGTCCTCGCCAGAATGCCCGTCGAGGCGGGAGAGACGGTGCTCGATCTCGGTACCGGATCCGGGTACGCGCTGCGGGCGCTCCGGGAGACCAGAAGCGCCGGCCAGTGTTATGGCCTCGACGGCGCGCCGGAGATGCTTCGAAACGCCCGAGACTACACCGACGACGACGCGATCGGGTTCGTCCGGGGCGACTTCGACGCCCTCCCCTTCGCCACCGACTCGGTCGATCACGTCTTCTCGATGGAGGCGTTCTACTACGCGCAAAATCCCATTCAGACGCTTCGGGAGATCCGCCGCGTGCTCCGCCCTGGCGGGACGTTCTACTGTGCGGTCAACTACTACGAGGAGAACGTCCACTCACACGTCTGGCAGGAGAACATCTCCATCGAGATGACCCGGTGGTCCGCCCCCGAGTATCGCGACGCGTTCCGCGAGGCCGGCCTGTTCGTCGCGGGACAAGAAAACGTCCCCGACACCGAGACCGAGATCCCCGACGAGTCGGCGTTCCCAACCGAGGAGTGGGAGGCTCGCGCGGCGATGGTCGAGCGCTACCGCGAGCTCGGAACGCTCCTGACGGTCGGCGTCGCGCCCTCGTGA
- a CDS encoding dihydrofolate reductase, giving the protein MQLVSVAAVAENSVIGADGELPWDSIPADKEQYRARVADSPVTLGRRTFESMLDDLPGRAQVVLSRTKREYDVETAHHAGSVEAALELGTELAASLGTETVYVLGGGRIYELFQPRVDRMLLSRVPGEYDGDAYYPNFAPNEWLLERETEHEGFTLEEWRHASTP; this is encoded by the coding sequence ATGCAACTGGTCTCCGTGGCCGCGGTGGCGGAAAATAGCGTGATCGGCGCTGACGGCGAACTCCCCTGGGACTCGATCCCGGCGGACAAAGAGCAGTACCGAGCCCGCGTCGCCGACTCGCCGGTTACCCTCGGCCGCCGGACGTTCGAGTCGATGCTCGATGACCTCCCCGGCCGTGCACAGGTCGTCCTGAGCCGCACCAAGCGCGAGTACGACGTCGAGACGGCTCACCACGCTGGAAGCGTCGAGGCGGCGCTGGAGCTCGGGACGGAACTCGCGGCGTCGCTGGGTACCGAGACGGTGTACGTACTCGGCGGCGGCAGGATCTACGAACTGTTCCAACCGCGCGTCGATCGAATGCTGCTGAGCCGCGTTCCCGGCGAGTACGACGGCGACGCGTACTACCCCAACTTCGCTCCCAACGAGTGGCTACTGGAGCGCGAAACGGAGCACGAGGGATTCACGCTCGAGGAGTGGCGACACGCGTCGACCCCGTAG
- a CDS encoding DUF1684 domain-containing protein, translated as MAFDVDEWREELESYRERKDEQFETPHSSPLGPDGRREFDGLDYFEPDPHYRVEATVELDESDETVTMATSTDGEQLYERVARLHFEIPDQRGEPTEQTLVGYRRVDQDDGSLFVPFRDKTTGQQTYPGGRYMELHYQGTLEDGFTFTLDFNLAYNPFCAFTEAYECPLPPQENWLEIAIPAGERYEA; from the coding sequence ATGGCATTCGACGTCGACGAGTGGCGAGAGGAGCTCGAATCGTATCGTGAACGCAAGGACGAGCAGTTCGAGACGCCGCACTCCTCGCCGCTCGGGCCTGACGGGCGGCGAGAGTTCGACGGCCTCGACTACTTCGAGCCCGATCCCCACTACCGCGTCGAGGCGACGGTCGAACTCGACGAGAGCGACGAGACGGTGACGATGGCGACGAGCACCGACGGCGAACAGCTGTACGAGCGGGTGGCGCGGCTGCACTTCGAAATCCCCGACCAGCGCGGCGAGCCCACCGAGCAGACCCTCGTCGGCTACCGCCGCGTCGATCAGGACGACGGCTCGCTGTTCGTCCCGTTCCGCGATAAGACGACTGGGCAGCAAACCTACCCCGGCGGTCGGTACATGGAACTGCACTATCAGGGGACACTCGAGGACGGCTTCACCTTCACGCTCGATTTCAACCTCGCGTACAACCCCTTCTGCGCGTTCACCGAGGCCTACGAGTGCCCGCTGCCGCCGCAGGAGAACTGGCTGGAGATCGCGATCCCGGCCGGCGAACGGTACGAGGCGTAG